AAGTCTCGTCGACCGGCGTGCCGAGGAAGACGATCCGGGACTCGAGGAGCTTCGAGTACGGGTCGAGGGTCCGGGTCCCGAAGCTGGTCCGCTCCGTGAACTCGGGCAGAACGTAGCGCGCGTCCATGGCTGAGCACCTCCATCGATCTCTCTGTAAAAAATGTACAGGACGTACAACCCGTAAGATGGGGAGCATGACCTACGAGATCCCGGTGACGCAAGCGCGGGCTGAGCTCGCCGACCTCATCAACCGCGTCGTGTACGGCGGTGAGCGCGTGGTCGTCACCCGCCACGGGAAGCCGCTCGTCGCCCTGGTCTCGGCCGCTGACCTGGAGGCTTTGGAGGCGACGCCGGAGCCGGCGGAGGAGCAGGTGATCAGCTCGGTCTCCACCCTGCGGCCGCTCGACTCCGCCACGGGCGAACAGCGCCGCTTCGGCATCGCCGCCCACCACCGCGATCCCGGCGCCTCGTAGGGGCTGTCGGGACGGACGACGACAGCCGGGTGCCCCTCTCCAGTGGAGAGGGGCACCCGGCTGTCTTCCGTCCCGGCCCGGCGTGATTCCGGTACGGGCTCGCTCGTGGGGCTCAGCCCACCGGCGCCGGCGCCGGCGCCGGAACCAGGGGGGTCGCCGGCTCCACGCGCCGCATGCGGGTGCCCAGCAGGATCGCGGTCAGGCCCGCGACGGTCCAGAGCGCGAGGACCAGGATCGGACCGCCCGCCGCCGCCCCGTCGAACGACGAGACGGAGCGGAGGGCCGAGCCCGCGGCGCCCGGCGGCAGCAACTGGCCGAGCGTGCCCACGGCGGTGGGCAGCAGCTCCGGCGCGCTCGCGATCGCCGAGAAGGGGTTGCCGAGCAGGATGATCAGAAACGCCCCGAGTCCGAGGCCCGGCTTGCCGATGAGTGCGGCCAGTCCCGCGAGCGTCGAGCCGATCGCCAGGACCGTGAGGGCGAGGAGTCCGGCCTCCGCCCACCAGTTCCCGCCGAGCGCGCCGAGCCACGTGTCGGCGAGGGCCGCGCCGACTAGTCCCGCGAGCGCCGCGGCCCCGGTGAGGGCGGCCACCGCGCGCGTCCCGCGCAGTCCCAGGAGGGTGGTGACGGCGCCGGCCGCCGCCCCCGCCAGCGCGAGCGGCAGCAGGCTCGCGGCGAGTACGGCCCCGCGCGGATCGCCCGAGGGGGCCGCGACCACGTCCGTGACCTGGATGGTCGTGCCCTCGGGAGCCTGGGCGGTCACGGCCTCGCGCAGCAGCCCGGCCACCACGGGGCTCGCCGCCGAGGCGGTCAGGAGCTCCGTACCGCCCGGGGTCACGACGACCGCTCCGTATACATCCCGGTTCTCGATGGCGGCGCGGGCCGCGGCACCGTCCTCGTAGCGGTGGACCTCGAAGGCGCCCTCGTGGCGGGCGAGCCCACGCTCCACGGCGGTGGCCACCGTCGCGGGACCGGCGACGCCGATCGGCAGATCGCGGGGGGCCGTCCGGGCCGCGGGCCACGCGAAGGCCCAGAGGGCCAGGGCCACGACGGTCGGGATCAGCACCATCACCGCGATGGTGCGGCGCCCCGCGCCGGCGGCGGGGGCGGTGGCGGTGGCGGACATGGTGTCCTCGATTCAAAGAGAAGGATCGTTCGTTTTACCGTGTTGCCACTGTCCTGCGGGGTCGGGAAGTTGTCAAGAATGAATATTCGTTTTAGGTTCGCCCCATGGCTCGTGTATCCCAGGAACACCTCGACGCCCGGCGGCGGCAGATCCTCGACGGCGCGGCGCGCTGCTTCGCCCGCAACGGCTTCCACGCGACGTCCATGCAGGACGTACTGACCGAGGTGGGACTCTCGGCCGGCGCGGTCTACCGGTACTTCCGCGGCAAGGACGAACTCATCGGGGCCATCGCCGGCGAGGCCTTCGCCGGCATCCGGAGCGCGTTCGAGGAGGCGTCCAGGGCCACCCCGCCCCCCACCCCCGACGTGCTGCTCGGAGCGGTGCTCCGGCTCTTCCTGGAGGAGCGGATCGAGGGCGCGGACCGGCAGGCCTTCGCGCGCCTGATCATCCAGGTGTGGACGGAGACCCTGCGGAACGAGGAGCTGGCGAAGACCCTCGCGGAGGGCTACCAGGGGATGCGCGCCGCCTGGACGGATTTGGTGGCCGCCTACCGCGAGAGCGGCCTCCTGCACGCCGACGTCCCCGCCGACCACGTGGCCCGGACCCTCATCGCCGTCGCGCAGGGCTTCATCGCCCAGCAGGCGCTCTTCGGGGACGTGGCCGTCGAGATCCTGGAGGACGGTCTCCGGGGGCTGATGTCCATGTCGGTCGATCCGATCCGATGATCATGGAAATGCAAAGCCGGAGTTAACGAGCCGGAAAAACTTCCGCCCTAACGTGCAATGTCTGGCCGCGTGCCGCTTCTCCGCAGCTCAACAAGGTGTTGACGCTGGGTAGGGTCCGCAGCTGTCCGGGTCCCGTCCCGGTCGACGACTGTGAGGTGGAAGAGTGCAACTGAGCCCGCACGAACAGGAACGCCTGCTCATTCATGTCGCTGCCGACGTGGCCGAGAAGCGCCGGGCGCGGGGTGTGAGGCTCAACCACCCCGAGGCCG
The sequence above is a segment of the Streptomyces sp. NBC_01255 genome. Coding sequences within it:
- a CDS encoding ABC transporter permease; amino-acid sequence: MSATATAPAAGAGRRTIAVMVLIPTVVALALWAFAWPAARTAPRDLPIGVAGPATVATAVERGLARHEGAFEVHRYEDGAAARAAIENRDVYGAVVVTPGGTELLTASAASPVVAGLLREAVTAQAPEGTTIQVTDVVAAPSGDPRGAVLAASLLPLALAGAAAGAVTTLLGLRGTRAVAALTGAAALAGLVGAALADTWLGALGGNWWAEAGLLALTVLAIGSTLAGLAALIGKPGLGLGAFLIILLGNPFSAIASAPELLPTAVGTLGQLLPPGAAGSALRSVSSFDGAAAGGPILVLALWTVAGLTAILLGTRMRRVEPATPLVPAPAPAPVG
- a CDS encoding TetR/AcrR family transcriptional regulator, giving the protein MARVSQEHLDARRRQILDGAARCFARNGFHATSMQDVLTEVGLSAGAVYRYFRGKDELIGAIAGEAFAGIRSAFEEASRATPPPTPDVLLGAVLRLFLEERIEGADRQAFARLIIQVWTETLRNEELAKTLAEGYQGMRAAWTDLVAAYRESGLLHADVPADHVARTLIAVAQGFIAQQALFGDVAVEILEDGLRGLMSMSVDPIR
- a CDS encoding type II toxin-antitoxin system Phd/YefM family antitoxin yields the protein MTYEIPVTQARAELADLINRVVYGGERVVVTRHGKPLVALVSAADLEALEATPEPAEEQVISSVSTLRPLDSATGEQRRFGIAAHHRDPGAS